Proteins encoded together in one Lathyrus oleraceus cultivar Zhongwan6 chromosome 5, CAAS_Psat_ZW6_1.0, whole genome shotgun sequence window:
- the LOC127082213 gene encoding uncharacterized protein LOC127082213 codes for MLRACVLESGGNWKELLPLIEFAYNNSYHASIGMAPYEDLYGRKCRTPLCWTKVGEERILGPEIIQETTEKIRMVTPRLTLKGPFKSRKLSTRYIGPYQIIERIGEVACRLALPPSLSEMHDVSHVSQLRKFIPDSLQPILQDSVEVEADLTFEPLPSRITRREVKVLRNKEIPLVKVQWDETHPGDATWELESEMREAYPHLFQIFLRSLSHDLDK; via the exons ATGTTAAGAGCTTGTGTACTTGAAAGTGGAGGGAATTGGAAGGAGCTCTTACCATTGATTGAATTCGCATATAACAATAGTTATCATGCAAGTATTGGGATGGCTCCTTATGAAGATTTGTATGGACGGAAATGTAGAACACCtttatgttggacaaaagttGGCGAAGAAAGGATCTTAGGACCGGAGATTATTCAAGAGACAACTGAAAAGATAAGGATG GTGACCCCGAGGTTGACACTGAAAGGACCGTTTAAGTCACGGAAGCTAAGTACGAGATACATAGGGCCATACCAGATTATAGAGAGAATTGGAGAAGTAGCCTGCAGATTAGCCTTACCACCTTCTCTATCAGAAATGCATGATGTTTCTCACGTATCTCAACTCCGGAAGTTCATTCCAGATTCTCTTCAGCCTATTCTTCAAGATTCAGTAGAAGTAGAAGCAGATCTAACTTTCGAACCTCTACCAAGTCGCATTACAAGACGAGAAGTTAAGGTGTTAAGGAATAAGGAGATTCCTCTTGTTAAGGTTCAGTGGGATGAAACACACCCAGGCGACGCCACCTGGGAACTAGAGTCAGAAATGCGAGAAGCTTACCCTCATCTCTTCCAG atatttttgagatcattGTCTCATGATCTAGATAAGTAG